One window of Nocardia nova SH22a genomic DNA carries:
- a CDS encoding acyl-CoA thioesterase domain-containing protein, producing MTDMPAMFTVDDAGRYLPTKWAFGRWGADMLSGPAVCAVAARSLERAHGLSDFIPARFTIDLFKAASGQPLEVRTEVIRAGRRIHVSQAHVLQGEVEVAQARLVQLRATEAPRGTEWHSDHPLDPPVDPGLDWWYRSDNDWSTHMSEHQNAGRKSLWAVPLGTIDDEEQSPFVRAVVGAESTSLVTNWGSAGIGYINGDLTVALDRLPVGDRIGLRAETHLTGNGISTGTATLFDSRGPIGTGMVTAVANTAAQIDFSGVGDPLEGRSPE from the coding sequence ATGACTGATATGCCCGCGATGTTCACCGTCGACGATGCCGGACGGTATCTGCCCACGAAATGGGCCTTCGGCCGGTGGGGCGCCGACATGCTCAGCGGCCCCGCCGTCTGCGCGGTCGCGGCGCGCTCGCTGGAACGGGCACACGGGCTCTCGGACTTCATCCCGGCACGCTTCACGATCGACCTGTTCAAGGCGGCCAGCGGACAACCGCTCGAGGTGCGCACCGAGGTGATCCGCGCCGGACGCCGGATCCATGTCAGCCAGGCGCATGTCCTGCAGGGTGAGGTCGAGGTCGCCCAGGCGCGACTGGTGCAGTTGCGCGCCACCGAGGCGCCGCGCGGTACCGAATGGCATTCCGACCATCCCCTCGATCCGCCGGTCGATCCGGGCCTGGACTGGTGGTACCGCAGCGACAACGACTGGTCGACCCATATGAGTGAGCACCAGAACGCCGGGCGCAAGAGCCTGTGGGCGGTCCCGCTCGGCACGATCGACGATGAGGAGCAGAGCCCGTTCGTGCGGGCGGTCGTGGGCGCGGAGTCGACGAGCCTGGTGACCAACTGGGGTTCGGCCGGTATCGGCTACATCAACGGCGATCTGACCGTGGCACTCGACCGGCTGCCCGTGGGCGATCGCATCGGATTGCGCGCCGAGACACATCTCACTGGCAACGGCATCTCGACGGGAACCGCGACCCTGTTCGACTCGCGCGGCCCGATCGGCACGGGCATGGTCACCGCCGTGGCCAATACCGCCGCTCAGATCGACTTCTCGGGTGTGGGCGATCCGCTCGAGGGCCGCAGTCCCGAGTAG